One stretch of Streptomyces hygroscopicus DNA includes these proteins:
- a CDS encoding signal peptidase: MREQLGDRGQEPDRDQRGLLRIGLAEVYNPSMQPTLYPGDQLVVRYGAPVRPGDVVVVRHPFRQDLLIVKRAVERREGGWWVKGDNPYVENDSREFGVVPDELVVARAWLRLRPRPGAGRGGQRSMAGLVFWAVSAVRPVGSRSWRRLRSAPGDRSASRRLRAR; this comes from the coding sequence ATGCGGGAGCAGCTGGGCGATCGCGGGCAGGAGCCCGACCGCGACCAGCGCGGACTGCTGCGGATCGGGCTCGCGGAGGTGTACAACCCGTCGATGCAGCCGACGCTGTACCCCGGCGACCAGTTGGTGGTCCGCTACGGGGCGCCGGTGCGGCCGGGGGACGTGGTGGTGGTGCGCCATCCGTTCCGGCAGGACCTGCTGATCGTCAAGCGCGCGGTGGAGCGGCGCGAGGGCGGCTGGTGGGTCAAGGGTGACAACCCGTATGTGGAGAACGACAGCCGGGAGTTCGGCGTCGTGCCGGACGAGCTGGTGGTGGCCCGGGCATGGCTGCGGCTGCGGCCGCGGCCGGGCGCCGGGCGTGGTGGTCAGCGGTCCATGGCCGGGCTGGTCTTCTGGGCGGTGTCCGCCGTACGGCCGGTGGGCTCGCGGTCCTGGCGCCGGCTGCGCTCGGCGCCGGGCGACCGCTCGGCGTCCAGGCGTTTGCGCGCGCGGTAG
- a CDS encoding EchD, with protein sequence MTDTVAVADWQAWQRSWDRQQEWYLPDREERFRVMLDAVEAVVGPEPRILDLACGTGSISDRALRRFPGATSTGVDLDPALLTIARGHLAAEPRAEFVTADLRDPGWTGRLPHRTYDAVLTATALHWLRSDELRVLYGQIAGVVREGGVFLNADHMPDPATPRLNAADHAFQKERQARAQAEGAQDWAQWWQAAARDEVLAGPVAERFTIFGNPADGDHADGETQSVAWHAEALREGGFGEARAVWCSPSDAMVLGLK encoded by the coding sequence ATGACGGACACCGTCGCCGTGGCGGACTGGCAGGCGTGGCAGCGGAGCTGGGACCGGCAGCAGGAGTGGTACCTCCCCGATCGTGAGGAGCGGTTCCGGGTGATGCTCGACGCGGTCGAGGCCGTCGTCGGCCCGGAGCCGAGGATCCTCGATCTCGCGTGCGGCACGGGCAGTATCTCGGACCGGGCGCTGCGCCGGTTCCCGGGCGCCACCAGCACCGGAGTGGACCTCGACCCCGCGCTGCTGACGATCGCCCGCGGCCACCTCGCGGCCGAGCCGCGCGCCGAGTTCGTGACCGCCGATCTGCGCGACCCCGGGTGGACCGGGCGGCTGCCGCACCGTACGTACGACGCCGTCCTGACCGCCACGGCGCTCCACTGGCTGCGCTCGGACGAGCTGCGGGTGCTGTACGGGCAGATCGCGGGCGTCGTACGGGAGGGCGGGGTGTTCCTCAACGCGGACCATATGCCCGATCCCGCCACGCCCCGGCTCAACGCCGCCGACCACGCGTTCCAGAAGGAGCGGCAGGCCCGGGCCCAGGCCGAGGGCGCGCAGGACTGGGCCCAGTGGTGGCAGGCCGCGGCACGGGACGAGGTGCTGGCCGGGCCGGTGGCCGAGCGGTTCACGATCTTCGGTAATCCGGCCGACGGCGACCACGCGGACGGGGAGACGCAGTCCGTCGCCTGGCATGCCGAGGCGCTGCGCGAGGGGGGCTTCGGGGAGGCACGGGCCGTATGGTGCTCGCCCTCGGACGCGATGGTGCTCGGGCTGAAGTGA
- a CDS encoding arginine ABC transporter ATP-binding protein: protein MTAMVKAEGVHKSFGPVQVLKGIDLEVAPREVFCLIGPSGSGKSTFLRCINHLEKINSGRLYVDGDLVGYRQKGDKLYELKDREVAEKRRDIGMVFQRFNLFPHMTALENVIEAPVQVKRETKAVARERALKLLDRVGLADKAANYPSQLSGGQQQRVAIARALAMEPKLMLFDEPTSALDPELVGDVLDVMRGLAEDGMTMIVVTHEMGFAREVGDSVVFMDDGVVVESGHPREVLTNPRHERTKSFLSKVL from the coding sequence ATGACCGCCATGGTGAAGGCCGAAGGCGTCCACAAGTCCTTCGGCCCGGTACAGGTCCTCAAGGGCATCGACCTCGAGGTCGCGCCGCGCGAGGTGTTCTGCCTGATCGGCCCGTCCGGCTCCGGCAAGTCCACCTTCCTGCGCTGCATCAACCACCTGGAGAAGATCAACTCCGGGCGGCTGTACGTCGACGGCGACCTGGTCGGCTACCGCCAGAAGGGCGACAAGCTCTACGAGCTCAAGGACCGCGAGGTCGCCGAGAAGCGGCGCGACATCGGCATGGTCTTCCAGCGCTTCAACCTCTTCCCGCACATGACCGCGCTGGAGAACGTGATCGAGGCGCCGGTCCAGGTCAAGCGCGAGACCAAGGCGGTCGCGCGGGAGCGCGCGCTGAAGCTGCTGGACCGGGTGGGCCTCGCCGACAAGGCGGCCAACTACCCCTCCCAGCTCTCCGGCGGCCAGCAGCAGCGCGTCGCGATCGCGCGGGCGCTGGCGATGGAGCCGAAGCTGATGCTCTTCGACGAGCCCACCTCGGCGCTCGACCCGGAGCTGGTGGGCGATGTGCTCGATGTGATGCGCGGGCTCGCGGAGGACGGCATGACGATGATCGTCGTCACACATGAGATGGGCTTCGCCCGCGAGGTCGGGGACTCGGTCGTCTTCATGGACGACGGCGTGGTGGTGGAGTCCGGGCACCCCCGTGAGGTGCTGACCAATCCGCGGCATGAGCGGACGAAGTCGTTCCTCTCCAAGGTGCTGTAG
- a CDS encoding ABC transporter permease: MTQKIEKADPADAPPTPAPENIKAIPVRHYGRWVSAVITIAVLFLLISAFARGDVNWDAIPDYFFDGEVLRGVRNTVWITILSMVLGVVLGIILAVMRLSKNPVTASIAWGYIWFFRGTPVYVQLLVWFNLGLVFDYINIMPIYKDEWSDFMTPFLAALLGLGLNEAAYMAEICRAGLQSVDEGQSEAAQALGMSHAKTLRRVVLPQAMRVIVPPTGNEFINMLKTTSLVIAVQYWDLLQATSEVGQNSGATAEMLFLAAAWYLILTSVLSVGQYYLERYYARGSSRSLPATPLQRVRANLLSFSNRSGGVGA, translated from the coding sequence GTGACACAGAAGATCGAAAAGGCGGATCCGGCCGACGCCCCGCCGACGCCGGCGCCGGAGAACATCAAGGCCATCCCGGTGCGGCACTACGGCCGCTGGGTCTCCGCGGTCATCACCATCGCCGTGCTCTTCCTGCTCATCTCCGCCTTCGCCCGCGGCGATGTGAACTGGGACGCCATCCCGGACTACTTCTTCGACGGCGAGGTCCTCAGGGGCGTCCGCAACACCGTCTGGATCACCATCCTCTCGATGGTGCTCGGCGTGGTCCTCGGCATCATCCTCGCCGTGATGCGGCTGTCGAAGAACCCGGTGACCGCCTCCATCGCCTGGGGCTATATCTGGTTCTTCCGCGGCACCCCGGTCTATGTGCAGCTCCTGGTCTGGTTCAACCTCGGCCTGGTGTTCGACTACATCAACATCATGCCGATCTACAAGGACGAGTGGTCGGACTTCATGACCCCGTTCCTGGCCGCCCTGCTGGGTCTGGGTCTGAACGAGGCCGCGTACATGGCCGAGATCTGCCGGGCGGGCCTCCAGTCGGTCGACGAGGGTCAGTCCGAGGCCGCCCAGGCGCTCGGCATGAGCCATGCCAAGACGCTGCGCCGGGTGGTGCTGCCGCAGGCGATGCGGGTGATCGTGCCGCCGACGGGCAATGAGTTCATCAACATGCTCAAGACCACCTCGCTGGTGATCGCGGTGCAGTACTGGGATCTGCTGCAGGCCACCTCCGAGGTCGGCCAGAACTCCGGTGCCACGGCGGAGATGCTCTTCCTGGCGGCCGCCTGGTACCTGATCCTCACCTCCGTCCTGAGCGTGGGCCAGTACTACCTGGAGCGGTACTACGCGCGCGGCTCGAGCCGCAGCCTGCCGGCCACCCCGCTGCAGCGGGTCCGGGCCAATCTGCTCTCCTTCAGCAACCGCTCCGGAGGTGTCGGCGCATGA
- a CDS encoding malate dehydrogenase, which yields MTGEEPFDPAFALHRGGKMAVQATVPVRNRDDLSLAYTPGVAKVCSAIAEQPGLVHDYTWKSQVVAVVTDGSAVLGLGDIGPEASLPVMEGKAILFKQFGGVDAVPIALDCRDVDEIVETVARLAPSFGGVNLEDISAPRCFEIERKLQERVDIPIFHDDQHGTAVVTLAALRNAARLTDRALGQLRAVISGAGAAGVAIARILTEAGIGDVAVCDRKGVVSQDREDLTDVKRELAGFTNKAGLTGSLEAALDGADVFIGVSGGTVPEDAVAKMASGAFIFAMANPNPEIHPDVAHRYAAVVATGRSDFPNQINNVLAFPGIFAGALQVRASRITEGMKLAAAEALAAVVADELSADKVIPSPFDDRVAPAVTAAVAAAARAEGVARR from the coding sequence GTGACGGGCGAAGAGCCCTTCGATCCGGCTTTCGCCCTGCACCGCGGCGGCAAGATGGCCGTCCAGGCGACCGTGCCCGTGCGCAACCGGGACGACCTGTCCCTCGCGTACACACCGGGCGTGGCCAAGGTCTGCAGCGCCATCGCCGAGCAGCCCGGGCTCGTCCACGACTACACCTGGAAGTCCCAGGTCGTCGCCGTGGTGACGGACGGCAGCGCGGTGCTGGGGCTCGGCGACATCGGCCCGGAGGCGTCCCTCCCGGTCATGGAGGGCAAGGCGATCCTCTTCAAGCAGTTCGGCGGTGTCGACGCGGTGCCGATCGCGCTCGACTGCCGGGACGTGGACGAGATCGTGGAGACCGTCGCCCGGCTCGCGCCCTCGTTCGGTGGCGTCAATCTGGAGGACATCTCCGCGCCCCGCTGCTTCGAGATCGAGCGCAAGCTCCAGGAGCGGGTCGACATCCCGATCTTCCATGACGACCAGCACGGCACGGCGGTGGTCACCCTCGCCGCGCTGCGCAACGCCGCCAGGCTGACGGACCGCGCGCTGGGTCAGCTGCGCGCCGTCATCTCCGGCGCCGGTGCCGCCGGTGTGGCCATCGCCCGGATCCTCACCGAGGCGGGCATCGGCGATGTCGCCGTGTGCGACCGCAAGGGCGTCGTCTCCCAGGACCGCGAGGACCTCACCGACGTCAAGCGCGAGCTGGCCGGGTTCACCAACAAGGCCGGGCTCACCGGATCCCTGGAGGCCGCGCTGGACGGCGCCGACGTCTTCATCGGCGTCAGCGGCGGCACGGTGCCGGAGGACGCGGTGGCGAAGATGGCGTCGGGCGCCTTCATCTTCGCGATGGCCAACCCCAACCCGGAGATCCACCCGGACGTCGCCCACCGGTACGCGGCCGTGGTCGCCACCGGGCGCAGCGACTTCCCCAACCAGATCAACAACGTCCTCGCCTTCCCCGGCATCTTCGCGGGCGCCCTCCAGGTCCGGGCCTCCCGGATCACCGAGGGCATGAAGCTCGCGGCCGCCGAGGCGCTGGCCGCGGTGGTGGCCGATGAGCTGAGCGCGGACAAGGTCATCCCCTCGCCGTTCGACGACCGGGTCGCCCCCGCCGTGACCGCGGCCGTCGCCGCGGCCGCCCGCGCGGAGGGCGTCGCCCGCCGCTGA
- a CDS encoding molecular chaperone GroES has protein sequence MGLCAVGERGHTVAWFRGLAVRPKVGIMFAAYAARIDRDQPLSGLELGERPEPQARPGWTTVNVKAASLNHHDLWSLRGVGLGEESLPMILGCDAAGIDEDGNEVVLHSVIGQSGHGVGPKEPRTILTERYQGTFAEKVTVPSWNLLPKPKELSFEEAACLPTAWLTAYRMLFTNAAVRPGDSVLVQGAGGGVATAAIVLGAAAGLRMLATSRDEAKRARAVELGAESAHEPGERLPRRVDAVIETVGAATWSHSVKSLKPGGTLVISGATSGPNPKATELNRIFFLELKVVGSTMGGKDELEDLLSFCAARGVRPVIDSVLPLDRAREGFEKMAGGDLFGKVVLTV, from the coding sequence GTGGGCTTGTGCGCGGTGGGCGAGCGGGGTCACACCGTGGCGTGGTTCCGTGGGCTCGCCGTGCGGCCTAAGGTCGGGATCATGTTCGCTGCCTATGCCGCACGTATCGACCGTGACCAGCCGCTGAGCGGCCTCGAACTGGGGGAGCGCCCCGAGCCGCAGGCCCGGCCCGGCTGGACGACCGTGAACGTCAAGGCCGCCTCGCTCAACCACCACGACCTGTGGTCACTGCGCGGTGTTGGCCTCGGCGAGGAGTCGCTTCCGATGATCCTCGGCTGCGACGCGGCCGGGATCGACGAGGACGGCAACGAGGTCGTCCTCCACTCCGTCATCGGCCAGAGCGGACACGGCGTCGGCCCGAAGGAGCCCCGCACCATCCTCACCGAGCGCTACCAGGGCACCTTCGCCGAGAAGGTGACCGTCCCGAGCTGGAATCTGCTGCCCAAGCCCAAGGAGCTCTCCTTCGAGGAGGCCGCCTGCCTGCCCACCGCCTGGCTGACCGCGTACCGCATGCTGTTCACCAACGCGGCGGTGCGCCCCGGCGACAGCGTCCTGGTCCAGGGCGCCGGCGGCGGTGTGGCGACCGCCGCGATCGTGCTGGGCGCGGCCGCGGGGCTGCGGATGCTGGCCACCAGCCGTGACGAGGCCAAGCGGGCCCGCGCCGTCGAGCTGGGCGCGGAGAGCGCGCACGAACCGGGGGAGCGGCTGCCGCGCCGGGTGGACGCCGTGATCGAGACGGTGGGCGCCGCGACCTGGTCGCATTCGGTGAAGTCCCTCAAGCCCGGCGGCACTCTGGTGATTTCGGGCGCCACCAGCGGCCCCAACCCGAAGGCCACCGAGCTCAACCGGATCTTCTTCCTGGAGCTGAAGGTCGTCGGCTCCACGATGGGCGGGAAGGACGAGCTGGAGGATCTGCTGAGCTTCTGCGCCGCCCGCGGCGTACGACCGGTGATCGACTCGGTGCTGCCGCTGGACCGGGCCCGTGAGGGGTTCGAGAAGATGGCGGGCGGCGATCTGTTCGGCAAGGTCGTATTGACGGTCTGA
- a CDS encoding antibiotic biosynthesis monooxygenase, whose translation MSALPSSGPLPDLTRPDVGAALFSTWSVGTPDRQRAAVDAIAATWDSRPWPAPELLSYNVYAGTDGDTLMHHSQWAGEAAYHAFFRTHRQERNDEIDSAVPDLKRLGLSSYRYYRGFQAPAAQSDTPDPGSAPGLIVVVEIDFDDPDPELRRSWTDLVIEALENEPDPGLISADFHLIVDGERHLSTDRARVLNYAHWTGAETYEAAMAADGPRGGGSSVWDRVRDFPGLVGSSSRSYRFRRSFVPPSASSSRNSANSPERETR comes from the coding sequence ATGTCCGCCCTTCCCAGCTCCGGCCCGCTGCCCGATCTCACCCGGCCCGATGTGGGTGCCGCGCTGTTCAGCACCTGGAGCGTGGGCACGCCGGATCGGCAGCGGGCCGCGGTCGACGCCATCGCCGCCACCTGGGACAGCCGCCCCTGGCCGGCACCCGAGCTGCTCTCCTACAACGTCTACGCGGGTACGGACGGCGATACGCTGATGCACCACTCCCAGTGGGCCGGTGAGGCCGCGTACCACGCCTTCTTCCGGACCCACCGCCAGGAGCGCAACGACGAGATCGACAGCGCGGTCCCGGACCTCAAGCGGCTCGGCCTTTCCTCCTACCGCTACTACCGCGGCTTCCAGGCACCGGCCGCCCAGAGCGATACGCCGGACCCCGGGTCGGCCCCCGGGCTGATCGTCGTCGTCGAGATCGACTTCGACGACCCCGATCCCGAGCTCCGCCGGTCCTGGACCGACCTGGTCATCGAGGCTCTGGAGAACGAGCCCGACCCCGGTCTGATCTCCGCCGACTTCCATCTGATCGTCGACGGCGAGCGCCATCTGAGCACCGACCGCGCCCGGGTGCTCAACTACGCCCACTGGACCGGCGCGGAGACGTACGAGGCGGCGATGGCGGCCGATGGGCCGCGCGGCGGCGGCTCGTCCGTCTGGGACCGGGTGCGCGACTTCCCCGGTCTGGTGGGTTCCTCGTCCCGCTCCTATCGCTTCCGGCGGAGCTTCGTACCGCCGTCGGCGTCATCGTCGCGGAATTCCGCGAATTCGCCGGAGCGCGAGACCCGGTAG
- a CDS encoding PadR family transcriptional regulator: MPPVFAHGRLRLYLLKLLDEAPRHGYEVIRLLEERFQGLYAPSAGTVYPRLAKLEAEGLVTHSTEGGRKVYSITDAGRAELADRSGELADLELEIRESVAELAAEIREDVRGSASDLRREMREAAQQARSSGGTSGTGGAQDKHGPWEGSWGDKETWRQAKEDMRRAKEEWKEQARRAKEESRRARQDAQRARKQAKDAQDFAREEVQRIARRVQEQTQEHIRAGDWQQAVREGLAEVSRGMSRISRQGSSRSDWGWGWDDETSGPETKVERMDMTKPEGGGKEEKPTGGGSGDGGSGAAGVREPEWARDFTPSDAPARDLERLLDRFRDDIRDAARDHGVTDAQLADARHHLGATAARITALLRGDQA, translated from the coding sequence ATGCCCCCCGTATTCGCCCACGGCCGACTGCGCCTGTATCTGCTCAAGCTGCTCGACGAGGCGCCGCGCCACGGCTATGAGGTCATCCGTCTGCTGGAGGAGCGGTTCCAGGGGCTGTACGCGCCCTCGGCGGGCACCGTCTATCCGCGGCTGGCCAAGCTGGAGGCCGAGGGCCTGGTGACCCACTCCACCGAGGGCGGCCGCAAGGTCTACTCCATCACCGACGCCGGACGCGCCGAACTGGCCGACCGCAGCGGTGAGCTGGCCGATCTGGAGCTGGAGATCCGCGAGTCGGTCGCCGAACTCGCCGCCGAGATCCGGGAGGACGTCCGCGGCTCCGCGAGCGATCTGCGGCGGGAGATGCGGGAGGCGGCCCAGCAGGCCCGCTCCTCCGGCGGCACCAGCGGCACCGGCGGCGCCCAGGACAAGCACGGCCCGTGGGAGGGGTCGTGGGGCGACAAGGAGACCTGGCGGCAGGCGAAGGAGGACATGCGGCGCGCGAAGGAGGAGTGGAAGGAGCAGGCGCGCCGGGCGAAGGAGGAGAGCCGGCGGGCCCGGCAGGACGCCCAGCGCGCCCGTAAGCAGGCCAAGGACGCGCAGGACTTCGCGCGCGAGGAGGTCCAGCGGATCGCCCGGCGGGTCCAGGAGCAGACGCAGGAGCACATCCGGGCGGGCGACTGGCAGCAGGCGGTGCGCGAGGGGCTGGCCGAGGTGTCGCGCGGGATGAGCCGGATCTCCCGCCAGGGCAGCTCGCGCTCGGACTGGGGCTGGGGCTGGGACGACGAGACGTCCGGGCCGGAAACCAAGGTCGAGCGGATGGACATGACCAAGCCGGAGGGCGGCGGCAAGGAGGAGAAGCCGACCGGCGGCGGCAGCGGAGACGGCGGCAGCGGCGCGGCCGGAGTGCGGGAGCCCGAGTGGGCCAGGGACTTCACCCCCTCGGACGCCCCGGCCCGCGATCTGGAACGGCTGCTCGACCGGTTCCGCGACGACATCCGCGACGCGGCCCGCGACCACGGGGTGACGGACGCCCAACTGGCCGACGCCCGCCATCACCTGGGGGCGACCGCGGCGCGCATCACCGCGCTGCTCCGAGGTGACCAGGCATAG